From a region of the Polynucleobacter corsicus genome:
- the rsmA gene encoding 16S rRNA (adenine(1518)-N(6)/adenine(1519)-N(6))-dimethyltransferase RsmA produces the protein MTHQARKRFGQNFLQDSGVIYSIVAAINPSENMHVIEIGPGLGALTRPLLSNLEHLDLLEIDRDLVAYWNQENLTGLNVIAGDALKFDFLEWANARPANSGLCKVVGNLPYNISSPLLFHLVSAAHAIDEQVFMLQAEVVERMVSKAGGSEFSRLSVMLQARYDMEQVLEVPPEAFDPQPKVNSAVVRMIPRRDFDLSNAQWHALEKVVAAAFSQRRKMLRTNLSAFADRLSLSESELKARAQDIPVERYIEWAKALAH, from the coding sequence ATGACGCATCAAGCACGTAAACGATTTGGTCAAAACTTTTTACAAGACTCCGGAGTCATTTATTCCATAGTTGCGGCAATCAATCCCAGTGAAAATATGCATGTGATTGAGATTGGCCCTGGCCTTGGCGCATTAACAAGACCTTTATTGAGTAACCTAGAGCACCTAGATCTCTTGGAGATTGACCGAGATTTGGTGGCTTACTGGAACCAAGAGAATCTTACGGGTCTCAATGTGATTGCGGGAGATGCCCTCAAGTTTGATTTCTTGGAATGGGCAAATGCACGTCCAGCCAATAGCGGTCTGTGTAAGGTGGTTGGTAACTTGCCTTACAACATCTCCTCTCCATTGCTCTTTCATCTTGTTTCTGCTGCCCATGCGATTGATGAGCAGGTATTTATGCTGCAAGCTGAAGTAGTTGAGCGCATGGTCTCTAAGGCTGGCGGATCTGAATTCAGTAGGCTTTCTGTTATGTTGCAAGCCCGCTATGACATGGAGCAGGTTTTAGAAGTTCCGCCTGAAGCTTTTGATCCGCAGCCTAAGGTCAATTCTGCTGTAGTGCGCATGATTCCGCGCAGAGATTTCGACTTAAGTAATGCGCAGTGGCATGCTTTGGAAAAAGTAGTAGCCGCAGCATTCTCTCAAAGAAGAAAAATGCTGCGTACGAACTTATCAGCCTTTGCTGATCGACTGTCTCTATCTGAATCTGAATTAAAAGCGCGTGCTCAGGATATTCCGGTGGAGCGCTACATTGAATGGGCTAAAGCTTTAGCCCATTAA